One Amycolatopsis sp. NBC_00355 genomic window carries:
- a CDS encoding sugar ABC transporter substrate-binding protein — MKIRYLCSAVVVAAGLLAGCSGGGTNASGGTVVGVDYPRSDTDFWNAYIKYVPQFAGQDGFELKTTNSQNDVATLTANVQTMISQGVKGVVMAPQDTAAIIPTLQQLAGKKIPVVSVDTRPDQGEVYMVVRADNRAYGEKACRFLGTKLGGAGKVVMLQGDLASINGRDRTEAFNDCMKQNFPGITVFGEATNWDANTAAQKLQTRLTANPDIKGVYMQSSFALAGTLQLLKQRGLLVPATDPKHVFIVSNDGIPEELAKIRAGEMDATVSQPADLFAKYALQYVKDAIAGKKPVPGKTDHDSTIVAVRDGLMEDQLAAPLVTADGATFGPVASVKVDDKSLWGNSKS; from the coding sequence ATGAAGATCCGCTACCTGTGCTCGGCCGTCGTCGTCGCCGCCGGCCTGCTCGCCGGCTGCAGCGGCGGGGGCACCAACGCCTCCGGCGGCACCGTCGTCGGCGTGGACTACCCTCGCTCGGACACCGACTTCTGGAACGCCTACATCAAGTACGTGCCCCAGTTCGCCGGCCAGGACGGCTTCGAGCTCAAGACCACGAACTCGCAGAACGACGTCGCCACCCTGACCGCCAACGTGCAGACGATGATCAGCCAGGGCGTCAAGGGCGTCGTCATGGCCCCGCAGGACACCGCGGCGATCATCCCGACGCTGCAGCAGCTGGCCGGGAAGAAGATCCCGGTCGTGTCCGTCGACACCCGCCCCGACCAGGGCGAGGTCTACATGGTCGTGCGGGCGGACAACCGTGCCTACGGCGAGAAGGCGTGCCGGTTCCTCGGCACGAAGCTCGGCGGCGCGGGGAAGGTCGTAATGCTGCAGGGCGACCTCGCGTCGATCAACGGCCGGGACCGCACTGAGGCCTTCAACGACTGCATGAAGCAGAACTTCCCCGGGATCACGGTCTTCGGTGAGGCCACCAACTGGGACGCCAACACCGCGGCGCAGAAACTCCAGACCCGGCTGACCGCGAACCCGGACATCAAGGGCGTCTACATGCAGTCCAGCTTCGCTCTCGCGGGGACGTTGCAGCTGCTGAAGCAACGCGGTCTGCTCGTGCCGGCGACCGACCCGAAGCACGTGTTCATCGTGTCCAACGACGGGATCCCGGAGGAGCTCGCGAAGATCCGCGCCGGTGAGATGGACGCGACCGTCTCCCAGCCCGCCGACCTGTTCGCCAAGTACGCGCTGCAGTACGTCAAGGACGCGATCGCCGGCAAGAAGCCGGTGCCGGGCAAAACCGACCACGACAGCACCATCGTGGCCGTCCGCGACGGCCTGATGGAGGACCAGCTGGCCGCGCCCCTGGTCACCGCGGACGGTGCCACCTTCGGTCCGGTCGCGAGCGTCAAGGTCGACGACAAGTCCCTGTGGGGCAACAGCAAGAGCTGA